The following proteins are encoded in a genomic region of Ornithodoros turicata isolate Travis chromosome 6, ASM3712646v1, whole genome shotgun sequence:
- the LOC135399022 gene encoding calcium/calmodulin-dependent protein kinase type 1-like, translating to MPLFGKKDSQRKKDKEAVSVEDKYEFKDLLGTGAFSQVVLAESKDTPGVMHAIKCIDKKALKGKEDSLENEIKVLRRLKHPNIVQLLETYEDKSKVYLVMELVTGGELFDRIVEKGSYTEKDASDLIRQILEAVDYMHTQGVVHRDLKPENLLYYSPDEESKIMISDFGLSKMEDSGIMATACGTPGYVAPEVLAQKPYGKAVDVWSIGVIAYILLCGYPPFYDESDANLFAQILKGEFEFDSPYWDEISDSAKDFIRHLICVDVENRYTCKQALAHPWISGNTASDKNIHGSVSEQLKKNFAKTKWRQAYNATAVIRQMRKLAMGNASASQEGSGDSSASSQVANQGAAD from the exons ATGCCCTTGTTCGGGAAGAAAGATTCGCAACGAAAAAAGGACAAGGAGGCAGTCAGTGTTGAGGATAAATATGAATTTAAAGACCTCCTCGGAAC GGGTGCATTTTCTCAAGTGGTGCTGGCGGAAAGCAAAGACACCCCCGGTGTCATGCACGCCATCAAATGTATAGACAAGAAAGCACTTAAAGGAAAAGAAGATTCACTAGAAAACGAAATTAAGGTTTTGAGAAG GTTGAAACATCCAAATATAGTTCAGCTCTTGGAAACATATGAAGACAAGAGCAAGGTTTACCTGGTTATGGAACT GGTTACTGGAGGGGAGCTGTTTGACCGAATTGTTGAGAAGGGGAGCTACACTGAAAAAGACGCGAGTGATCTAATACGGCAGATCTTAGAGGCAGTAGACTACATGCATACCCAAGGGGTTGTACATAGGGACCTGAAA cctgagaaCTTGCTGTATTACTCACCGGATGAGGAGTCGAAGATAATGATCAGCGATTTCGGATTGTCCAAAATGGAAGATTCCGGAATCATGGCTACAGCGTGCGGAACGCCTGGCTATGTGG ctcCCGAGGTATTAGCTCAGAAGCCATATGGAAAAGCGGTTGACGTTTGGTCAATAGGTGTTATAGCCTATATCTT GTTATGTGGTTACCCTCCATTCTACGATGAGAGCGATGCCAACCTGTTTGCTCAGATTCTAAAGGGAGAGTTTGAATTCGACTCACCTTACTGGGACGAAATCTCAGACTCGG CTAAGGACTTCATTCGTCATCTAATCTGTGTAGACGTCGAGAACCGGTACACATGCAAGCAAGCATTAGCTCACCCATG GATATCTGGGAACACCGCCAGTGACAAGAACATACATGGGTCAGTGAGCGAACAGTTGAAGAAGAACTTCGCAAAGACCAAATGGAGA CAAGCCTACAATGCTACTGCTGTGATCCGACAGATGAGGAAGCTAGCCATGGGAAACGCCAGTGCGTCGCAGGAAGGGTCGGGCGATTCTTCTGCCAGCAGCCAAGTCGCCAACCAGGGGGCAGCAGACTGA